Within the Trichoderma breve strain T069 chromosome 3, whole genome shotgun sequence genome, the region TTACCTTGCCGCATGGAGGGCATAAGAATAGCGGGTTTGGGAGATTTGGTAGCCACTGGGCGTTTGAGGAGTTTTTGCAGACAAAGACTGTGATTGCAAATTAGATAGCCATCGAATGTATTATGGACGAACTATGATAGACAATGATGATCAAATCCTCCACCGCACGCACACGTTTACAGAATGagatgcatcttcatctacctAGGTATGAAATGACTTGGTAACAACTATATACATTTATATGGAATAACAGTTCCTATTGTGTTACACTTCACGTTTGTATTTCCGCTTCGTCAGATTGAACATAAGTTCATGACTTAAGATCGCATGACTTAAGATCGCTAAAATGTGAAAGGTACAGTACTGTACGGACTGGATCATATGTAATGGGAtgaaaataataatgataATAATGTATTATACCTGAGAATCAATTACAAGATAGTATGTAGCCGATCGCTACTGTTTAACAGCTATTTACTTCGACTGCTTCCATCGCTTCTCaatttcttcctcagcatcaTACCCATATGCCCATGCTTGCGTTACTGGATCGCTCCACTGGTTAGGACTCTGAATGAAATGCCTTCCTTCAACCTCCGGTCTCATCGCTTCATCCCTAGCTTGTTGCTCAGGCCCGTCTTCGAAATGCCATAGCTTTCCATTCACTAGACTGGCTTCCTGCATCTGGCCACTGCGTTTCATGCGCTCAGTCTCGAAGATAGAGAGCGCCTTTGGCAATTCTGAGAGGTCTGTAACATGGGATAATGATGTTGCCAGAGCAGCTCCATCCTCAACAGCCATGGCAGCTCCTTGCGACATGTACGGGACCATTGCATGTGCAGCATCGCCGAGCATTAAAAGCTTGCCAGATTGAGCCACCCAACGTGAGATAGAAGCATCCCCGGACATAAGAGGCCACTTGAGCGTCTTATTAATCTTACTGATAACCTTGAACAGCCTGTAATAAAATGCGTTAGACCAATGTTAAGAAAGGTAAACGACTAGATCTTTCATGACTTACTTTGGATCCCATCCCTCGAAATAAGCTCtcatatcatcaatggcCGTCTCTGGACGCCAAGTACTGGGATCAGAATGATCAATATGAGACAGTACCATGTTGAAAGATTTGCCAGAAGCAATTGTGTATGTCATGACATGCCGCTCATGGCCGATCCAGATATTGAGAGCGGGTTTCTCTAGGAGCCATGCGGTATCAGGATCATCGCGCATCTTTTCAACATCCACAGTTGCCCGATAGGCAGCAAAGCCTGTGCAAATGGGCTCCTTTTTCTCGTGACGCAGGATGTGGTTGCGTGCTAAAGACTTGACGCCTAGGGCAGAGTTAGAACGGATAGTATAcaaaaagaggagggaatAAAGGGTTTACCGTCGGCGGCAATTATGAGGTCGGCTGAAAGTATGGTTCCATCCTCGATTTTGACAGAAGGATTTTCTTCATTGTATTCAATGACTTTGTGGTTGACTCTGACATCTACTCCGAGCTGTAGCGCCAGTTGGTGCAATgcatcatggagatgggctCTGTGTACCACATAATAAGGCGCCCCGAATGAGCTTCGAAAGTCCGGTTGAAGCTTGGTATAACCAATGGGCTTTCCATTGCTCCATCGCCGAAAGGTAATACCCTCAGGCTCGACGACTCTTTTTCCAAGGAGTGGCCCAAGGCCCCATTTCAAGAGCAGCCTAGCAGAATTGGGCGGAACTTGGATACCAGCTCCAACCTACGCACATCTTGTTACTCACCGTGCTCGATAAATTCAGACGGGAAAGGATAATAGCCTACCTCGCCAAGTGCTGGGGCTTGCTCAAGCACTGTAACAGCGTGACCTTTCCGTGCTAGGGCAATTGCTGTGGCGAGACCGCCAAGTCCAGCGCCCACAATGATCACCTTGAAAAGCAAAGGTGATGATTTCGATCCTCCATTGAGGTGCGATGAGCCGTTGTGAAGCCCATGAGAAGCGGTTGTTTGATCCAATTTTTGGAGAAACTCCAAGCTGCGCGTAGGATATGATGCGGTCTGCAGCTGCATTAGAGAATGGTTCAAGGCTTACTGCTATCGAACTTCTAACCTTTATGGATGATATAGAAAAAGTTGCCTTTTTGGTGACAACTCCCTCTGAATTGGCAATAGAATCGGTAGTGCTTGGAGCCATTGTGGTCGATCTTGATTGTGATGATCGTTTCACTTTTCGAGCTGAGGCATCTTCTTATTCATCACGGGCAAAGCAGACAATCTTGCTGCTCCATATACATCATGACACCACTTCACGCACCATAAAAGCGTAAAACAAGTTCCATCGTTCCATATCCCCTGCCCCGATAGTGCGAATACCCCCCCTTCTCAGCGTTCCGGCCCACCCCCGGGCAGATGAGCTGCGTCGGGGATGCATCGGAACGCCACAAACTATCAGCTACTCCATTCATTCGAAACCTCAAGATGACTGCAAGAAGCCGTCTTGCCACTGCTGTGCATCAAATGGAAAGATACAAATACAAAGAAACCGAGAACATCTCAGAATTGATCAACATTGTTGTCAACAGAAAAACATCTTCTATAGCATCTAACGAAGAACATCTAAACTCTCCCCCGACATGGCTATCCTAACTGAAGTCAAGACAGAAGTTGCGCCACAGCAGCTGACTGGGGAcggaaaaacaaaagaacagCAGACAAATGAGCTTCTATCTCAGTTACAGTCAACCAATACTTTACCACTATGGGCGCAAATGTCCAAGCTTAATCCCCCGGCCCCCAACCCAACCTGCATCCCGCATATCTGGAAGTATGATGAGATTAAGCCGTACTTGCTCCGTGCAGGAGAGCTTATCACGGAGAAACAAGCTGAGCGAAGAGTGCTTATGCTGGTAAATCCAGCCAGAGGTAAGCCGTCTCAAGTCGTTGTGTTTAAGATAGTCGATGTCTTTAAGGTAGTTCTGTTGACTAACACATCCTCGAACAGATGCGCCTTACACTACAGATACTGTGTATGCTGGTCTTCAGTTGGTTATGCCCAATGAAACCGCTCCTGCCCACAGACACACAGCATTTGCCATGCGATTCATCATTGAAGGCAACGGTGGCTTCACCGCCGTTCATGGCCGCCGTATCAAGATGAACCGCGGCGACGTTATCCTCACGCCAACCTGGAATTGGCATGACCATGGCAAGGATGGGTCTGGGCCAATGATTTGGCTTGATGGTCTCGACTTGCCTAATTTCCGACACTTCCCCGTGCATTTTGTAGAGCACTATGACAAGCCTAGATACCCTGCTGAGGATGTCGACACGGACAATAGCCCCATTGTATTCCCTTGGGCTAAAATGCAGGCTCGCCTAGATGCCGAAAATGGCGACTGGGTGACCAAGCCATACCTTAAGGAAAATGGTAGCGAAGGTTTGTCTATCTGTTAATCATGTAACCATTACCTAGCTAACTTGTGATTCAGTGTCAAAGATTCTCGGTGGTTCAGCAGAGAGATTGAACGCTGGTACTAGCTCCCCAGAAATCCGCGAGACGGCATCGTCCGTATATCACATCGTGGAAGGCAGCGGCCACTCCGTCATTGATGGTAAGATGTTCAAGTGGAAGAAGGGAGACACTTTCTGTATCCCGGCATGGAACAAGTACCAGCATTTTGCGAATGATGAAAGCACGGCATATTTGTATCGGTTTGATGATAAGCCCATGCTGAGAGCTTTGGGATTTTTGCGGACTGAGGGCGTTGATGTTGAGACTTTGGTGTCCGAGTGACGATATAATATGTATTAATGTTAGGCTAGATACTTATACTTACTCTTTGACTAATACAACGTGAAATTGAATCAGATAATCCTTGACAACACCATCTCTCAATTGTATCAGGTTTAAGTAGCTGCGCCCATGCCTCAAGCATACAATTTAAGATACCGaccctctttgtcttcttttttttctagcCCAACAGACACACGTATTAAGAACAGTTGTTATTTTGTTCAACATAGGTAACTTACAACACATACTAACAGACTTGATGAGCGGCACAGACATTTTTGTAAAGTATGGCTATGAAGTGTATTCATGTGTTCATCTATTGTATCTATCTTATTGCAGACAAACTAAAGCTTTAACAATCTCTTCGCATGTCCAGAGTAAATACCCTTGATGGTTTCCTCATCAAATAACTCTCTAAGTCCACTATCCATGGTCCGGCCTTGAAATTCTATCAAGTGTGCTGGCGTATATGGGAAATCGGTACCATACAGCAACCGAGACTCATCACAGACGCGAAGATATCCATGAATAAGGTCAGGAAATGGAAACCCGGCAAGATCAAAAAAGAATCTAGTCTTGAACAGTTCTTTAACCTGATCTGAGTTGAGCGTTGAAGGTGCGTTGATAATGGCTGCAAAGCTTGTGAAACGCTCCACAAGTGGTGGAAGAGTAGCTCCGCAATGAGAGACGAGGAATGAGATGTTGGGATTTCGTTCCACAGTTCCAGACAGTAGTAGATTTGTTACTGCGCGCGTAGTGTCAAAGAAGAACTCCAGCATTGGAGAAGGATACTGGTTCATGGGCTTGACAGCGCCAGGATCGCTTCCACAGCAAGTAGTGGGATGCATGAACAAGATGGCGTTGACTTCATTAAGCTTGTGGAAGACAGCATCTAGAGTAGAATCTCCGAGATATTGGCCGTGGGCATTGGTCATTACAGCAAAACCAGATGCGCCAAGCTTGAGGGCGTGGTCAATCTCGGCCAGAGACCCCTCGATATCGGGCAGAGGTAATgatgcaaagaagccaaagcgaGAAGGGTACTTTGCGCAAATTTCCGCCAATTCCTCATTGGTCTCGCGAGTGATCTTGCGCGcaagggcatcatcaccaggcTTGAGATAAGTGCCAGGGGATGTGATGCTGAGAATGGATTTGCTAACTCCCAGTTTATCCATCAGCGCAATATGCGCTTCTGGTGTCCATTCCTACATAGGCTACCGTTAATTGAGTGAGCTATACAATTAAAGCTTGGAAGTTTCCACATACTGGAATTGCTGGCATTCCGTCAGGCTTTCCAAACCCATGCTCTTCGCAGTACTTCCTCCAGACAGGAGGGACAACATGCGCGTGTGTGTCGATTTTCTCCATGATGTTCAAGTAGAttgtcgatgatgttgatACAGTTTGGTAACAGAGCTTTGCGGTAAATAAATCTCTCGATTGTCAGTTGTGTCTCGGTTGCTCAGGTGACTAGGAGAGACTTTGTACTACGTGTGCTCTCCAAAGTGAGACAGCATATTCCACCAT harbors:
- a CDS encoding FAD binding domain-containing protein codes for the protein MAPSTTDSIANSEGVVTKKATFSISSIKTASYPTRSLEFLQKLDQTTASHGLHNGSSHLNGGSKSSPLLFKVIIVGAGLGGLATAIALARKGHAVTVLEQAPALGEVGAGIQVPPNSARLLLKWGLGPLLGKRVVEPEGITFRRWSNGKPIGYTKLQPDFRSSFGAPYYVVHRAHLHDALHQLALQLGVDVRVNHKVIEYNEENPSVKIEDGTILSADLIIAADGVKSLARNHILRHEKKEPICTGFAAYRATVDVEKMRDDPDTAWLLEKPALNIWIGHERHVMTYTIASGKSFNMVLSHIDHSDPSTWRPETAIDDMRAYFEGWDPKLFKVISKINKTLKWPLMSGDASISRWVAQSGKLLMLGDAAHAMVPYMSQGAAMAVEDGAALATSLSHVTDLSELPKALSIFETERMKRSGQMQEASLVNGKLWHFEDGPEQQARDEAMRPEVEGRHFIQSPNQWSDPVTQAWAYGYDAEEEIEKRWKQSK
- a CDS encoding cupin domain-containing protein, which gives rise to MAILTEVKTEVAPQQLTGDGKTKEQQTNELLSQLQSTNTLPLWAQMSKLNPPAPNPTCIPHIWKYDEIKPYLLRAGELITEKQAERRVLMLVNPARDAPYTTDTVYAGLQLVMPNETAPAHRHTAFAMRFIIEGNGGFTAVHGRRIKMNRGDVILTPTWNWHDHGKDGSGPMIWLDGLDLPNFRHFPVHFVEHYDKPRYPAEDVDTDNSPIVFPWAKMQARLDAENGDWVTKPYLKENGSEVSKILGGSAERLNAGTSSPEIRETASSVYHIVEGSGHSVIDGKMFKWKKGDTFCIPAWNKYQHFANDESTAYLYRFDDKPMLRALGFLRTEGVDVETLVSE
- a CDS encoding amidohydrolase domain-containing protein, translated to MEKIDTHAHVVPPVWRKYCEEHGFGKPDGMPAIPEWTPEAHIALMDKLGVSKSILSITSPGTYLKPGDDALARKITRETNEELAEICAKYPSRFGFFASLPLPDIEGSLAEIDHALKLGASGFAVMTNAHGQYLGDSTLDAVFHKLNEVNAILFMHPTTCCGSDPGAVKPMNQYPSPMLEFFFDTTRAVTNLLLSGTVERNPNISFLVSHCGATLPPLVERFTSFAAIINAPSTLNSDQVKELFKTRFFFDLAGFPFPDLIHGYLRVCDESRLLYGTDFPYTPAHLIEFQGRTMDSGLRELFDEETIKGIYSGHAKRLLKL